Within the Oncorhynchus clarkii lewisi isolate Uvic-CL-2024 chromosome 2, UVic_Ocla_1.0, whole genome shotgun sequence genome, the region AGTCTGCAGCAAAATTGacagaaatttgcatccctaATCCCTTCCCAAACCTAACCAAAACTATTACGGGTATGAAATAaatatctgaccctgtatcagcTGCACCTGCAACATCTACCTACTCAACATTTTCAATACTGACATCATTTGCTCCATTATTGCTAACAATCTAAGGCCAAAATCTTCATTTTCAAGCAGCCACGTTGTACTGaaaaataaatcatttttttcaAAACTTGCCATGTTGAAATGCTCCCCATGAACTAATTTAACATGAACTGAAACAACTGTGAAACGTAGCAAAATTACTTTGGATGCCGGGCTACCATGTTGGTGCAAAACAAAGAGTCAAGCGTTTCTTACCTTTCAAGATGTCTAGACATATTCTTCCCAGCTTGTCTACGTTGGGGTGGTATATTTTGGTCATAAAGCGTACTTTTGGAGCTGCCATGGGGTATTCCTCGGGGAGAAAGAGTTCAAGTTTAAACGTGCCACCTTCAAAGGGTGAGTCCTGGGGCCCGGCGATGACCACATGGAAGTAGCGGGCGTTCCCTTCGTCAGGCTCCGCCTTAATGCCTGGGACAGGCTCAGCCATCAAGCGCTGAGTCTCctgacaaacaaa harbors:
- the LOC139373752 gene encoding ubiquitin-conjugating enzyme E2 N — encoded protein: MAGLPRRIIKETQRLMAEPVPGIKAEPDEGNARYFHVVIAGPQDSPFEGGTFKLELFLPEEYPMAAPKVRFMTKIYHPNVDKLGRICLDILKDKWSPALQIRTVLLSIQALLSAPNPDDPLANDVAEQWKSNEAQAIETARTWTRLYAQNNIEV